The following DNA comes from Nymphalis io chromosome 20, ilAglIoxx1.1, whole genome shotgun sequence.
aaaaaaaaacatattcataataacaatcgtaaaaatttaacttttcgAAGAAATCTTATCAAATCTCATTACTAACTGGTGTTgttcgtttattttaaatgtatcttattttaaaatctctATGATTCATTGTTACCCTGTAGATATTCCGTGGATTACAAGTTATTTCAAAGGTAAAACATGGCAACacgattttttatgtaatatgtgcTGAAAAATGTACCATATTACGCATTCATTACCTACGACTACGTTATATGATCATTTTAAGGTTATGCATTTCTCTTAAAACATAAGACATAATGACACCTATATAATAACTAGGATCTACAATTACTGTGAAGATTACGGACTAAGGACACTATATATGCTAAGAGATTATGAACTCTATTCCATAACCTAAAGGTCGAGTTCACATAATATCTTctacaatatatttaactattattaaaactaagtcATTCATACCTAAATCTATTCATAATTCCAAATCGATTCTGTTACATATCAAGTGATCCTTATTATAAAAGGCTTATGGTTCATTTTAGcacaattcaatttaatactaaaatgaTGTCCATATAATCTGAAGCTTCTATGCTATGGACCGCTTGTATGCAGTCTGACATATCTAGAcccgtatatattatatgacataaGTCATCCTCACAGTAACAATGGTTGcgaataagtaaaatttatatttaaataaatatatttttgtgtacgaAAAGTGATTGGCAGAATATTTGGCGTGTAatgacagacaaaaaaaaaataacctcaaGTTCAAatcaagaattattaaaatatatggtgaaaataattttaagatcaATTGAACaatagcaatatatatttattataaggatAACTGTACTTATCCGCAACTAGTCGAATTctccttaatttatttgtttaaattcacACGCTAACCGTTCAGACATATTATTAATGTGCGTAGTTCATTAATACCAGTGACAATTAAACATTACGTTGCACGAAGTTAGCTATCGTATTTTTCTATCAGTAAGTAGCCCATCATTTATACATGAAACCGTAGTAGAATAAAATTAtccaaaatttttataattatgaaagaatgttatttttttacaatgtttgaaataaaaaaaatatcatgaagGCGATTCCTTAAACTAAATGATGTAATTAATCTACGCGCTTGTAAGGCTGCGTCTTGTGACATAGATAGCTCGTCTTTTTGAGTACTTGGTTTTTCTGTTCTTGGTCTTTTTGgctaatttttcatttaaatttaaatgtattgaatgTAGAGATTGAAGAAGTAAGTTTGGAAGCAAAAGTGTTTGtcatataatagttaaattaatattgttataaaacttcTGAAGGCAGATACATGATAGGCATTGGCAAATTATTCAATTGAGAACTGTCAAATAGAACGGAATTGAGCGATAGTGATGAATGTAATGAATGAATACGTAATAGAAGATTGAATATGAacgataaatatacatacatttaaaatgcCAAATTTCAGAACGTTGCTAGAACTGACGCGATAATATGTTTCAACGATGTGATCTATGAATCCGTAGAGTCTAGGTTATAGGCTAGATGTTGTCCTAGATTATACTAGATGTTgttctaaaatttatttcttccagtaatttatttcattccaAATGTTCGTCTAAATTTGAGAATTAATTTGGCAAGTCGATTATGCTCTACCAATGCTTCTATGAAATGATGTATCGTATATGTGTATGTACCTTTCAGAACCTCTAATTAATCAATTCGAGGTCGAAATGTGTAAGTAGACTATGTGATGATGATGTCAATGATCACTCTGTGTTGTTTCCATTCTCGATACCGGTGAAAGCCTTCATGACCTAGAAGGAAGTACGGAGCCAAAAGAAGCGGACTGCGCAAGCGCACCGGCAAAATTAGCGCCACCGCTCGACGGCCCCGGAGCCACGGGATTGAGACTCTATGCTCCGTCAACTTAAACGGTCTCATGTCGTAAACGATCCTTTAAGTAGTTAACCGCGACAATTCATCGACTAATGAGGCCAGTCATTACCTGGGACCGACGAATATCAAAACGACGACGACTACAGAAAGAGATCGTCTACGACACTCGACTCGAGCGGTACACAGGAGGCGGCGAGTCAGAGGTGGCGCGTGCggggcgcgcgcggcgggcggggcGCGCGGGGCGGGCGCGGGCGCAGGCACGCGCAGTAGACGAGCCCGAACAGCGCGTAGGGCGCCAGCACGGCGGCGGCGAGGCGCGCCCCCTCCACGCCGCCCGACGTAGACACGGAGAATCACTTCTCCTCGTCCTCGTCGCGGAATAGGTACGTCGACCTGCATGGACACGTCCTTGTAGCCTCTCGTACACCGGCAGGGAGCGACCCAAATATCCTACTATTTATAGGGGGGGGGGGAGGGGGAGGACCTATCGGCTCCACGTCTATCAAATGATAGCGAttgaaaaattaatcaaaaacttCCCTTGTGAAAACCGAGCAGCAGATGTGTGCAgcgacttaattttttttaaagtaaataaaaaaaaattaataatgtttacaatAAAAGACATTCGTGTGTGCTTACGATTTTATGTTTATCAGCTTGGACACTCCTaagatattagtttttttatatcccTGTCGCTTTCTGCTGGTCTACAATGGATCCAATATTTcacctatattttatttcaatattttacccatattaaaaaaaaatatttatttccttcAGATTCTGTATCTAAACTTTATAAACAAAGTTAGCAGTTGTTGTAAAAATGCAAACACACTCATAAAAAGTGGAAATAGATTgtaaggaattaaaaaaatataagcgttACCAGTAAGCAAGATTGAAGAGCGCGAAGACAAGCGGGAAGGTGATCCTAGAGATAACATCTATCCGCTTAGAGCGCGTCGGGAACTTGGACATCCAGAGTCGGCAGCAGTTCTTCCGTGGGGGCGTCATGTGAATCTCGCACTGCCGCATCTTGGAGTCCACCACACCACCGCGCATCAGCGGTTTCTGTTAGTTGCAGACCAGTCAGGGAGGACGGACAAATTGCATTTTGGACGAATTTTTAGAAACTGATCCACGAAATCGGTTTCATTTACTTTTGATATATTAAAgttgctatatttaaaaaaacattccgacatttataatcaaatatactaAGACAAAATGACATGAATTTAACTATGTCTAGCCCAAATATAACTTTCTTGTTAGGAATAAATGTTCTTAATCTTAAGTTCAattcgaaattattattatgaatcattaattactaaaaaagaCATGACAATCAATCAGAAGAATAAAACTTGGAAAACACTTAAACAGATTTTTTGGTAGACTGTTTACTTGTTTATGACACTAAAATCTACTAAACTAagcaaaataagaaaataattctcTAACCATGCCAAAATTGCCAAACAATCTTATTAAAAACTGAGAGAGCCAGataatattcaatacaataatgatttataaagatcagatataaaaaaaaacgatcataTCAAAATAGTCTCCTATAACGtacatcaaattattaaaatcaaatcgaTCTACTCAAGACCCATAATAACTGAATCAAATGCGAGCTCACCATCGCAAACGTCGTATTGCTGTCCGTGTCCAGCAGGTCTGACGCTGCATCCATGCTGGCGGCAGCTTCCATCTCCCGTCTCGTTTTCTTCATATTCTCTCTATGCATGTCGGAGCGAGATGCATAATTCACTAGAGCGAACTCTAGCAACGCTCCGAACACGAACGTTAGACATACCCCCGTCCATACGTCTATAGCTTTGGTGTATGAGACGGGGGGCAAGGAAGCGTTGATGCCAGACGATTGCGTCGCCATTGTGAGGAGTGTAGTTACTCCTATGGTAGACATTTTAAAGTTAAGTAGCGGaacattttttctatttataataatgagaaTTAGAATAATAGCTACTACGAAAACTCACTCACAATCTCTAATTTGAGGGTAACGGGACAACTACTAACAACTTTAAGCAAAGCGGGACATAACGCGCATGCGTCAATCGATcttagttaattattaaaaatatcaatacattgGAAATTCCCCGATCATTCACCCTTCCTACGTTAGTCAGTGTCGTTGCCTGTTGTCGTTGTCGTTGTCGTTCCGCTTACATATAAGTTATTGGACCTGCGCCGTTAGTCCcgtcagattatgagagttaatgAATAGAGAGAGTATTTGAATTTGAGAGCTAGGGAGTCTCGCTAAAGAATGGCCGCCGTCACACTCGGCCAGGAGGACGTCACATTGACTATAAAAGAATGATATAAAGTTTGAGCAAAAATTACCTAGAGATACACGCGCTGGTACAGCTCCCTGGTCCAGCCAGAACGACACCCAGGACACTATGACTAACATACAGCAGGGGATATAGATCTGAATTAGGTAGTAACTGAACTCCCTCTTGAACAACAGATCTACTTTGAGGCAACTGTATTCACCTGAAAGTAAaagcattattttgtttttaaattatttttttcacacatgtAACACTTGAAATGGATCTtggggaaaaataaaataactaatgatATTATCGACTTATTTAACAGCTGGAAAAGTTAAACTATGAATTAACAAGAAAATATTCCACGCGATCATAATttctataatacttatttatttttcattgtttatataaaatttatatataattaaatcctttatcaaaattattattaattaataagtacaaTTTCCTTCGAAATAATGGAACCAAAAATACTAAACATAGGGTTTaatgaaaaagtttaaattgtaGCACAATTTGATATGATTACTTAACAATGGCGGATTACGTTTCTATCAGATATAAAACTATGGGAATGAAGCCCAGTACATCCAGCCCACTATGTTTCaaagaaaacaatataaagCGTGAATCAACAAAGCAACTGACGCGTTTGTCTGTTGTTTTAATTCGTCAAATGTCTTCAGATTAAAACGTcacaagttttatatataagcagGGTATAAATAACAGACATATAATTatctactatttatattttacttgcaactttaattttaataattgtgagcaagggattttttttttttttaattttaaaaaatttttaattttaaaaacagtagatttatatatatagcagtttgttaaacaatttatttttcaatttttgccAAGTTTCATTTACATCTGTCGTCCTATCTATCTGACATTTATCCCCGCTATTTACCATCCCCGGACTAATTGTCAATTTTACCAGTATTCGTCTTGCTGTTGCAATAATCAGTGAGGAACTTCTCGAGCGTAAAGCGAGGCAGATGTAGGTTCTTCACAACCTGGACTGGATCTCCCTCCTTCCACAAGAACACTAGATCATCAGTCGTCCAGCCATCTGAGGAAATAGTTTTACGATTGCTATCCATGGACTTAAAATTcatgtatataattgtttatctaAGAAAATTTATAAGCCGATATGGTTCTGAG
Coding sequences within:
- the LOC126776498 gene encoding glutamate-gated chloride channel isoform X7, translating into MEYSVQLTFREQWLDERLKFNNLGGRLKYLTLTEANRVWMPDLFFSNEKEGHFHNIIMPNVYIRIFPNGNVLYSIRISLTLSCPMNLKLYPLDKQTCSLRMASYGWTTDDLVFLWKEGDPVQVVKNLHLPRFTLEKFLTDYCNSKTNTGEYSCLKVDLLFKREFSYYLIQIYIPCCMLVIVSWVSFWLDQGAVPARVSLGVTTLLTMATQSSGINASLPPVSYTKAIDVWTGVCLTFVFGALLEFALVNYASRSDMHRENMKKTRREMEAAASMDAASDLLDTDSNTTFAMKPLMRGGVVDSKMRQCEIHMTPPRKNCCRLWMSKFPTRSKRIDVISRITFPLVFALFNLAYWSTYLFRDEDEEK
- the LOC126776498 gene encoding glutamate-gated chloride channel isoform X1, with the translated sequence MDVTRPSCALLVLLVLYILNLATCMNAKINFREKEKQILDQILGPGRYDARIRPSGINGTGEAPTLVRVNLYLRSISKIDDYKMEYSVQLTFREQWLDERLKFNNLGGRLKYLTLTEANRVWMPDLFFSNEKEGHFHNIIMPNVYIRIFPNGNVLYSIRISLTLSCPMNLKLYPLDKQTCSLRMASYGWTTDDLVFLWKEGDPVQVVKNLHLPRFTLEKFLTDYCNSKTNTGEYSCLKVDLLFKREFSYYLIQIYIPCCMLVIVSWVSFWLDQGAVPARVSLGVTTLLTMATQSSGINASLPPVSYTKAIDVWTGVCLTFVFGALLEFALVNYASRSDMHRENMKKTRREMEAAASMDAASDLLDTDSNTTFAMKPLMRGGVVDSKMRQCEIHMTPPRKNCCRLWMSKFPTRSKRIDVISRITFPLVFALFNLAYWSTYLFRDEDEEK
- the LOC126776498 gene encoding glutamate-gated chloride channel isoform X2; this encodes MDVTRPSCALLVLLVLYILNLATCMNAKINFREKEKQILDQILGPGRYDARIRPSGINGTDGPAVVSVNIFVRSISKIDDVTMEYSVQLTFREQWLDERLKFNNLGGRLKYLTLTEANRVWMPDLFFSNEKEGHFHNIIMPNVYIRIFPNGNVLYSIRISLTLSCPMNLKLYPLDKQTCSLRMASYGWTTDDLVFLWKEGDPVQVVKNLHLPRFTLEKFLTDYCNSKTNTGEYSCLKVDLLFKREFSYYLIQIYIPCCMLVIVSWVSFWLDQGAVPARVSLGVTTLLTMATQSSGINASLPPVSYTKAIDVWTGVCLTFVFGALLEFALVNYASRSDMHRENMKKTRREMEAAASMDAASDLLDTDSNTTFAMKPLMRGGVVDSKMRQCEIHMTPPRKNCCRLWMSKFPTRSKRIDVISRITFPLVFALFNLAYWSTYLFRDEDEEK
- the LOC126776498 gene encoding glutamate-gated chloride channel isoform X3, whose protein sequence is MDVTRPSCALLVLLVLYILNLATCMNAKINFREKEKQILDQILGPGRYDARIRPSGINGTDGPAIVNINLFVRSITTISDIKMEYSVQLTFREQWLDERLKFNNLGGRLKYLTLTEANRVWMPDLFFSNEKEGHFHNIIMPNVYIRIFPNGNVLYSIRISLTLSCPMNLKLYPLDKQTCSLRMASYGWTTDDLVFLWKEGDPVQVVKNLHLPRFTLEKFLTDYCNSKTNTGEYSCLKVDLLFKREFSYYLIQIYIPCCMLVIVSWVSFWLDQGAVPARVSLGVTTLLTMATQSSGINASLPPVSYTKAIDVWTGVCLTFVFGALLEFALVNYASRSDMHRENMKKTRREMEAAASMDAASDLLDTDSNTTFAMKPLMRGGVVDSKMRQCEIHMTPPRKNCCRLWMSKFPTRSKRIDVISRITFPLVFALFNLAYWSTYLFRDEDEEK
- the LOC126776498 gene encoding glutamate-gated chloride channel isoform X4, whose protein sequence is MDVTRPSCALLVLLVLYILNLATCMNAKINFREKEKQILDQILGPGRYDARIRPSGINGTGEAPTLVRVNLYLRSISKIDDYKMEYSVQLTFREQWLDERLKFNNLGGRLKYLTLTEANRVWMPDLFFSNEKEGHFHNIIMPNVYIRIFPNGNVLYSIRISLTLSCPMNLKLYPLDKQTCSLRMASYGWTTDDLVFLWKEGDPVQVVKNLHLPRFTLEKFLTDYCNSKTNTGEYSCLKVDLLFKREFSYYLIQIYIPCCMLVIVSWVSFWLDQGAVPARVSLGVTTLLTMATQSSGINASLPPVSYTKAIDVWTGVCLTFVFGALLEFALVNYASRSDMHRENMKKTRREMEAAASMDAASDLLDTDSNTTFAMMRQCEIHMTPPRKNCCRLWMSKFPTRSKRIDVISRITFPLVFALFNLAYWSTYLFRDEDEEK
- the LOC126776498 gene encoding glutamate-gated chloride channel isoform X5, with translation MDVTRPSCALLVLLVLYILNLATCMNAKINFREKEKQILDQILGPGRYDARIRPSGINGTDGPAVVSVNIFVRSISKIDDVTMEYSVQLTFREQWLDERLKFNNLGGRLKYLTLTEANRVWMPDLFFSNEKEGHFHNIIMPNVYIRIFPNGNVLYSIRISLTLSCPMNLKLYPLDKQTCSLRMASYGWTTDDLVFLWKEGDPVQVVKNLHLPRFTLEKFLTDYCNSKTNTGEYSCLKVDLLFKREFSYYLIQIYIPCCMLVIVSWVSFWLDQGAVPARVSLGVTTLLTMATQSSGINASLPPVSYTKAIDVWTGVCLTFVFGALLEFALVNYASRSDMHRENMKKTRREMEAAASMDAASDLLDTDSNTTFAMMRQCEIHMTPPRKNCCRLWMSKFPTRSKRIDVISRITFPLVFALFNLAYWSTYLFRDEDEEK
- the LOC126776498 gene encoding glutamate-gated chloride channel isoform X6 — protein: MDVTRPSCALLVLLVLYILNLATCMNAKINFREKEKQILDQILGPGRYDARIRPSGINGTDGPAIVNINLFVRSITTISDIKMEYSVQLTFREQWLDERLKFNNLGGRLKYLTLTEANRVWMPDLFFSNEKEGHFHNIIMPNVYIRIFPNGNVLYSIRISLTLSCPMNLKLYPLDKQTCSLRMASYGWTTDDLVFLWKEGDPVQVVKNLHLPRFTLEKFLTDYCNSKTNTGEYSCLKVDLLFKREFSYYLIQIYIPCCMLVIVSWVSFWLDQGAVPARVSLGVTTLLTMATQSSGINASLPPVSYTKAIDVWTGVCLTFVFGALLEFALVNYASRSDMHRENMKKTRREMEAAASMDAASDLLDTDSNTTFAMMRQCEIHMTPPRKNCCRLWMSKFPTRSKRIDVISRITFPLVFALFNLAYWSTYLFRDEDEEK